The Archocentrus centrarchus isolate MPI-CPG fArcCen1 chromosome 7, fArcCen1, whole genome shotgun sequence genome window below encodes:
- the LOC115783815 gene encoding uncharacterized protein LOC115783815 isoform X1 codes for MICRILLLIILTSCVCGSLVVNVSQTFYQAEENDNITLEWNFITKTNSSHNLLSIYCNLVTNQELSVLYHVQNGVEVSEFQDKRFAGRVQSDRDALREGRITLRLSRLGTRDSGLYVCNVNTDYGYGSDSCQLNVTAAGDWVERETPHTGHVGIIVGIALMGSMVVALFCFLFIRSLTNKQDFNSESSNEVEKTANGLDGSLEIL; via the exons atgatctGCAGGATCCTGCTCCTCATCATCCTCACCTCATGTGTCTGTG GGTCATTGGTAGTGAATGTGTCACAGACCTTCTATCAGGCAGAGGAGAATGACAACATCACATTGGAGTGGAACTTCATCACCAAAACTAACAGCTCACACAACCTTCTTTCTATCTACTGTAACCTGGTAACCAATCAGGAGCTCTCAGTCCTGTATCATGTGCAAAATGGCGTTGAGGTTTCAGAGTTTCAAGATAAAAGGTTTGCAGGTCGAGTCCAGAGTGACAGAGATGCCCTGAGAGAAGGACGAATCACACTTCGACTGTCCAGACTCGGGACTCGTGACTCaggtctgtatgtgtgtaacgTGAACACAGATTATGGCTACGGCTCTGACAGCTGTCAACTCAACGTCACAG cagcaggggaTTGGGTTGAACGTGAGACACCACACACAGGACATGTCGGCATCATCGTTGGAATAGCACTGATGGGATCAATGGTGGTGGCTCTGTTCTGCTTTCTGTTCATTCGCTCTCTGACTAATAAGCAGGATTTTAACTCAGAGTCCAGTAATGAAGTTGAGAAAACTGCCAATGGATTGGATGGATCACTGGAGATCCTGTGA
- the LOC115783815 gene encoding uncharacterized protein LOC115783815 isoform X2 yields MICRILLLIILTSCVCGSLVVNVSQTFYQAEENDNITLEWNFITKTNSSHNLLSIYCNLVTNQELSVLYHVQNGVEVSEFQDKRFAGRVQSDRDALREGRITLRLSRLGTRDSGLYVCNVNTDYGYGSDSCQLNVTAGDWVERETPHTGHVGIIVGIALMGSMVVALFCFLFIRSLTNKQDFNSESSNEVEKTANGLDGSLEIL; encoded by the exons atgatctGCAGGATCCTGCTCCTCATCATCCTCACCTCATGTGTCTGTG GGTCATTGGTAGTGAATGTGTCACAGACCTTCTATCAGGCAGAGGAGAATGACAACATCACATTGGAGTGGAACTTCATCACCAAAACTAACAGCTCACACAACCTTCTTTCTATCTACTGTAACCTGGTAACCAATCAGGAGCTCTCAGTCCTGTATCATGTGCAAAATGGCGTTGAGGTTTCAGAGTTTCAAGATAAAAGGTTTGCAGGTCGAGTCCAGAGTGACAGAGATGCCCTGAGAGAAGGACGAATCACACTTCGACTGTCCAGACTCGGGACTCGTGACTCaggtctgtatgtgtgtaacgTGAACACAGATTATGGCTACGGCTCTGACAGCTGTCAACTCAACGTCACAG caggggaTTGGGTTGAACGTGAGACACCACACACAGGACATGTCGGCATCATCGTTGGAATAGCACTGATGGGATCAATGGTGGTGGCTCTGTTCTGCTTTCTGTTCATTCGCTCTCTGACTAATAAGCAGGATTTTAACTCAGAGTCCAGTAATGAAGTTGAGAAAACTGCCAATGGATTGGATGGATCACTGGAGATCCTGTGA